One window of Panthera tigris isolate Pti1 chromosome C2, P.tigris_Pti1_mat1.1, whole genome shotgun sequence genomic DNA carries:
- the LOC102967035 gene encoding transmembrane epididymal protein 1A-like, giving the protein MGTLEGHLLPGICLLIFSLHYSVMVSLALLRGQRFLKPPLTPKEKRGHRWWQLVPVEGMMKVAISLTGIITEFFYPPGVNRMMMVDWEDPRRPFVFHDNWYHVTMYGFFTLSGVVDIVSQACQAQQNVKLERAAEALAFCVLVLLMACHLENKGTLEVRTHLLFVAPTFLVTLVLTMEVWVPDQPTLWVLKTWMGLVLSTWMLQLCVLMYVPPSGQPWRAENPGDLAFLLIFFCWHLGFGAIVLAAVYGLCSLWHHRISSWREVPHAKYQLCPRSYSSEELEKLGTEAMLQDGGI; this is encoded by the coding sequence ATGGGTACCCTCGAGGGACACTTGCTGCCGGGGATATGCCTCCTCATCTTTTCTCTCCACTACTCAGTGATGGTGTCCTTGGCCCTGCTACGGGGACAGAGGTTTCTCAAACCCCCTCTGACCCCAAAGGAGAAGCGAGGACACAGGTGGTGGCAGCTGGTACCTGTGGAAGGGATGATGAAGGTGGCCATCTCCCTGACTGGCATCATAACTGAGTTCTTCTACCCCCCAGGAGTAAACCGGATGATGATGGTAGACTGGGAGGACCCTCGGCGGCCATTTGTGTTCCATGACAACTGGTATCACGTCACCATGTATGGGTTTTTCACGCTCAGTGGCGTGGTGGACATCGTGAGCCAGGCGTGTCAGGCGCAGCAGAACGTGAAGCTGGAGCGAGCAGCTGAGGCCCTGGCCTTCTGTGTGCTGGTCCTGCTGATGGCATGTCACCTGGAGAACAAGGGCACCCTGGAGGTCCGCACGCACCTGCTGTTCGTGGCGCCCACCTTCCTGGTTACCCTGGTGCTCACCATGGAAGTCTGGGTCCCTGACCAACCCACGCTCTGGGTGCTGAAGACCTGGATGGGGCTGGTGCTCAGCACATGGATGCTGCAGCTGTGTGTGCTGATGTACGTTCCTCCCTCCGGGCAGCCCTGGAGGGCAGAAAACCCTGGCGACCTCGCCTTCCTCCTCATCTTCTTCTGCTGGCACCTGGGCTTCGGGGCTATCGTGCTGGCCGCTGTCTATGGCCTCTGCAGCCTCTGGCACCATCGCATCTCCTCTTGGAGGGAAGTCCCACATGCCAAGTACCAGCTGTGTCCCAGAAGCTACAGCAGCGAAGAGCTGGAGAAGCTCGGGACAGAGGCCATGCTGCAGGATGGGGGCATCTAG